A genome region from Bombus pyrosoma isolate SC7728 linkage group LG14, ASM1482585v1, whole genome shotgun sequence includes the following:
- the LOC122574869 gene encoding beta-1,3-galactosyltransferase 5 has product MRKKLIFIVLCVSTILISLLIILKTDIVNNTKSELKYSQNASYTNKNSAIIKFIIEPKCDPNFIVWIITSSANDPLYRTALRRAYPSVMLKTLNVTRIFLLGMPKEKNILKYILKESQKYNDLLQGDFLENYKNLTLKHLMGLRWASSNCRSTFLIKTDNDIVLNVFEMLELLQKKTIKENAISGYVLRKMKPIRTSNNKWFVTDEDFSDDVYPDFLSGWFYITNLKVAQLLVRASEKFKNFFWIDDVFITGILREECGIKIEELNSLYASDYRYLECCIRGRKRKLKCEFIAGPDGGKKELHIKFKEFSEYCQSSCSERMKEQLVSKTCVAAYEEKVNIINPKVQIRYI; this is encoded by the exons atgagaaaaaagCTCATTTTTATAGTACTTTGTGTTAGTACGATACTCatctcgttattaattatattaaaaacagatattgtaaataatacaaaatcaGAATTAAAGTATTCACAGAATGCAAGTtacacaaataaaaattccgcaattataaaatttatcattgaaCCAAAGTGTGATCCTAACTTCATTGTTTGGATCATTACGTCCTCTGCAAATGATCCTTTATACAGAACAGCATTGAGGCGTGCATATCCAAGTGTAATGTTAAAAACTTTGAATGTAACgaggatatttttattaggaatgcctaaagaaaaaaatatattgaaatacattttaaaagaatCACAGAAGTATAATGATTTGTTGCAAGGAGATTTcctagaaaattataaaaacctTACGTTAAAACACTTGATGGGTTTAAGATGGGCATCAAGTAATTGTAGGTCTACTTTCCTAATAAAAACTGACAATGATATTGTACTAAATGTTTTTGAAATGCTAGAACTTTTACAAAAAAAGACAATAAAGGAAAATGCTATATCTGGATATGTTTTAAGGAAGATGAAACCAATACGAACGTCAAATAATAAATGGTTTGTTACTGATGAAGATTTTTCAGATGATGTTTATCCTGATTTTCTCTCAGGatggttttatataacaaactTAAAGGTTGCACAATTGTTAGTTCGTGCAAGTGAAAAGTTTAAGAACTTTTTCTGGATTGATGATGTATTTATTACAGGAATTTTAAGGGAAGAATGTGGTATTAAAATTGAAGAGCTAAATAGTTTGTATGCAAGCGATTATAG GTATTTGGAATGCTGTATACGAGGTAGAAAACGGAAGCTAAAATGTGAGTTTATTGCAGGGCCTGATGGAGGCAAAAAagaattacatattaaatttaaagaattttctgaatattGCCAATCGAGCTGTTCTGAAAGAATGAAAGAGCAATTAGTATCAAAAACTTGTGTGGCTGCTTatgaagaaaaagtaaatattataaatcctAAGGTTCAGATTCGTTACATATAA